A single region of the Leptodactylus fuscus isolate aLepFus1 chromosome 5, aLepFus1.hap2, whole genome shotgun sequence genome encodes:
- the LOC142202566 gene encoding extracellular calcium-sensing receptor-like: MPASHLGHLGCRLSGLTLNGSSKSGNFLIGVILPIHLDKEYPEIDFKMSPPQGACKMFSFDVLQQFQALRFSVEQINKNWDLLPNITLGFRVYDSCAGLQQEVDGTQMFLTGQERGIPNYSCQEGPSVVAIVGHSISTFSILMAHMLGLYRYPQISHYSTSSLLSDRSQFPSFFRTVPSDVFQSKGLAQLVLHFGWTWVGLIAVSEDYGQQGIQVIKQELLKAGSCVAFMEYLLTSRQDKNAPYLAKVIRESSAKVVVVFSTDAEMVPLLNEMLRMNVSGKIFVASEAWSTSILLSDNKYSTILSGSIGFSFRSSIIPNFQQYLNDIHPLQGPGHTWAFDCELLNKELMTELLNNSTNLCAKKEELKNIYNSFQDVSSLRGAHNLYAAIYVIAKALHDFHTCHKSIGHVDDEGCGKIEHVKPWQLSHYIQAVRIRLTSGNEIFFDENGDPPAVYDIVYWKSDEYGNIQHIKIGSYDATLSEGNNFNIDPDVEMWTSSLSQVPHSVCSESCLPGFMQVLRRGQPICCFECVPCPQGEISNQTGSLACKTCPWDQWPNLQKDRCLQKEIEFLSFEEPLGAALAATSIFSSSIPACIFGLFYYFKKTPVVRANNYSLSCLLLGSLCLCFLCSLAFIGFPVQEKCLVRQATFGLAFAFCVSCILAKTMMVVFAFMATKPGSELKRLASPWVSYTIVTLGILLQFTLCVLWMSLSPPFPEQNISSKPGVIIIECNEGSITAFWFMLGYLGLLATICFVVAFLARRLPDSFNEAKYITFSMLAFLSVWISFIPAYLSASGKYTVAMEIFAIQSSSWALVVCMFLPKCFIVLFRPKMNSREYLMGKNKKLPK; this comes from the exons ATGCCAGCCTCCCATTTAGGCCATCTTGGGTGTAGGCTGAGTGGTTTAACCCTCAATGGCTCCAGTAAGAGTGGAAATTTTCTGATTGGCGTCATCCTTCCAATCCATCTCGACAAAGAATATCCAGAAATCGACTTCAAAATGAGTCCTCCTCAAGGTGCCTGCAAAAT GTTTAGTTTTGATGTCTTACAGCAGTTTCAGGCCTTGCGCTTTTCGGTAGAGCAAATTAATAAAAATTGGGATCTTTTGCCAAATATTACCTTGGGTTTCAGGGTCTATGACTCCTGTGCTGGCCTCCAACAAGAAGTGGATGGGACTCAAATGTTTCTGACAGGGCAGGAAAGAGGGATTCCCAATTATTCCTGCCAAGAAGGACCATCGGTGGTGGCCATTGTTGGACATTCAATATCAACTTTTTCCATTTTGATGGCTCACATGCTTGGACTATACAGATACCCACAG ATCAGCCACTACTCAACCAGCTCTCTTCTAAGTGACAGATCACAATTTCCTTCCTTCTTCAGGACAGTTCCTAGTGATGTCTTTCAGTCCAAAGGTCTGGCACAACTGGTTTTGCATTTTGGATGGACTTGGGTTGGATTAATAGCTGTGAGTGAAGATTATGGTCAACAGGGCATCCAGGTTATTAAGCAAGAACTCCTTAAGGCTGGATCTTGTGTGGCCTTTATGGAATACCTCTTGACCAGTCGTCAAGATAAGAACGCTCCTTACCTCGCAAAAGTCATTCGCGAGTCATCTGCCAAGGTGGTTGTAGTTTTCTCCACAGACGCAGAAATGGTTCCCCTTCTAAATGAGATGTTAAGGATGAATGTCTCTGGGAAGATCTTTGTAGCCAGTGAAGCTTGGTCCACATCAATATTACTATCAGACAATAAATATTCTACAATACTCTCTGGATCAATTGGATTTTCCTTTCGAAGCTCAATCATTCCCAATTTTCAGCAGTACCTCAATGATATCCATCCACTCCAAGGTCCAGGACATACTTGGGCTTTTGACTGTGAACTTCTCAATAAAGAATTGATGACTGAATTACTCAATAATTCAACAAACCTGTGTGCAAAGAAGGAAGAACTGAAGAATATCTACAATAGCTTCCAAGACGTCTCCAGTTTACGAGGGGCACATAACCTATATGCTGCCATCTATGTTATAGCCAAGGCTCTGCATGACTTCCACACATGTCATAAGTCGATAGGACATGTTGATGATGAGGGCTGTGGAAAAATTGAGCATGTAAAACCTTGGCAG CTTTCTCACTACATCCAGGCTGTACGAATAAGATTGACCAGCGGAAATGAGATATTTTTTGATGAAAATGGTGACCCACCAGCAGTATATGATATAGTTTACTGGAAATCTGATGAGTATGGGAACATACAACATATCAAGATTGGGAGTTATGATGCAACACTGTCTGAAGGAAACAACTTCAATATTGACCCAGATGTTGAAATGTGGACCTCTAGCCTTAGTCAG GTGCCCCATTCTGTCTGCAGTGAGAGTTGTCTTCCAGGATTCATGCAAGTGTTGAGAAGAGGACAACCCATCTGTTGCTTTGAATGTGTTCCCTGTCCTCAAGGAGAGATTTCCAACCAAACGG GTTCCCTTGCCTGTAAGACATGTCCATGGGATCAGTGGCCTAATCTCCAAAAAGACAGATGTCTTCAAAAAGAGATAGAATTTCTCTCCTTTGAAGAACCACTGGGAGCTGCGTTGGCTGCCACCAGCATCTTCTCGTCCAGTATCCCTGCTTGTATTTTTGGACTTTTCTACTATTTTAAGAAGACTCCTGTAGTGCGGGCCAATAATTACTCCCTGAGTTGTCTTCTTCTAGGATCTCTGTGTCTTTGCTTCCTTTGTTCTTTAGCTTTCATTGGCTTCCCCGTGCAGGAGAAGTGTTTAGTACGTCAGGCTACCTTTGGTTTGGCGTTTGCTTTTTGTGTATCTTGTATTTTAGCCAAAACTATGATGGTAGTTTTTGCTTTCATGGCAACAAAGCCAGGAAGTGAACTGAAAAGATTAGCAAGTCCTTGGGTGTCCTACACAATCGTCACGCTCGGTATTCTTCTCCAGTTTACCTTGTGTGTTCTTTGGATGTCTCTTTCACCACCGTTTCCAGAGCAGAATATAAGCTCGAAGCCCGGAGTCATCATCATTGAGTGCAACGAAGGTTCAATCACTGCCTTTTGGTTCATGTTGGGATATCTCGGCCTTCTGGCCACCATATGTTTTGTTGTTGCTTTCTTGGCGAGGAGACTTCCCGACAGCTTTAATGAAGCTAAGTACATAACCTTCAGCATGCTGGCCTTCCTCAGTGTCTGGATATCCTTTATTCCAGCCTATCTGAGTGCCAGTGGGAAGTACACTGTGGCCATGGAGATATTCGCCATCCAGTCATCAAGTTGGGCGTTGGTGGTCTGCATGTTTCTACCTAAATgttttatagtgttattcaggCCAAAGATGAACTCTAGAGAATATCTGATGGGGAAAAACAAAAAGTTACCTAAATAA